The genomic stretch acatagtaggcctcttaAATCACTtcggaaaaagttatttggtatttttcgatttttagaaacttttaggatgtctgtgtataaaacttcctgtatgtggtcgattttcaagagatagaaccaaaatGTCTTCAGAatagtttttctacataagatcgtccacaactttgctgaagacttcgttttgatttgataagtaaataaaaaaataaaaattttatctcacttttaggtgaattaatcgaaatttcatttacatcaaaagatgccccttaacatctacaaaaactttgtcgaatatacTGTAGCATTTAAGTgccatttttatactcaaaaggctgacgaccacgtttttcgcgttttaaaacCACTGTGCGGTGCCTTGAATTGACGTACTTTCCAGCAAAGTGGAAACTagcgaaagtgattcccattttgaaaccaggaaaggatcccacatgccctaaaagctaccgtcccatcagtctgctttctgccctcagctaggtattcgaacgatgcatctacAGCCGTATTCTGTGCCACGCAGAAGTGTACAACATATTTCTGGACgagcagttcggttttcgaagaggccattcaacaacatatcaactgcagagagtaacaaaactcatcaatcgGAACAAGGAGCTATCCAAAACAACTGCCCTGGCCTAcctggacatagaaaaagcattcgacaacgtgtggcacgacgggcttatctacaagctacagcgcttcaactatcccgtttatctagtgaaaattgtgcaaaactatcttacgctgcgcaaatctcaggtctgtgtgctgggtggcctgtctgacccatacgacgtaggagctggtgttccacagggcagcatccttggtcctgttctgtacaacttatttacatcagatattcctgaactacccaatggaggcatcctgtcgctgtttgctgatgataccgccattatgtacgagggcagacagatcaaccaaatagttaaaaagctgcaaactgggcTTAACGTCTTTGTGAATTATCTCATCTCATGGAACGGTATACAAACAGGTCATCCTGCCGATGCTCCTATACGCCTCGTCGGTCAACAGAGAACCTGCGCTAGAACCCGCCTGCAAAAGATTCAACGGATCCAGTacaagttcctgaaaatgatcttgaacgtgcccttcggaacccgaacatcagaagtgcatcaaatagctgGTATCAATATGACCGAAAACTTAATCTCTGTACACGCTGAAAACACTTAAAACAATgcacttaactctagtgcggtgctcattcgcgagctttatttataagtagctaggtatatttatttttaaaatgtaaatcatgtacgtaaaaaagaaaaaagtagtaaaacttatagtacattaaaaacatcagagttggtaagttgataaaattgaatctctcacaacgttcaaaaaacaaatgtataatgaaaataccgtaagaaaaataaagaatattgaatccGAAAATccaatttcaccccatcagtttcattactaaaccgtaccgattacgtacggacgctaggtgttagcagctgaaaggaggaaaaacaaaatagtaccagttatctcgtgccggtttcacccgttatgctggtggctgttagtagtacatggctactgcaaaatactaaaatggatggaattctggacggactaaccagtaaacgagaataatcggcaactggcatctTTTTGTGcctcaaagttttgtaaaagaagcgttgcaattccctctactatttgttttaatggaatataatgGAGTTGGTGGAGAGGCTATCCAACTTGCTCGCTTAGGCAAGTATGATTTTATTAGAGCTTCTTCGTGTCCTGAATTTCATCCAATTTGCAGTGTTGCTTCATCCCTTAATTCGCGATTTACGGAAACCGAAACAGTGCCATGTGATAAAATTTCCAGTACCATGTCATCAAGATTATTTTCATCCGCCTTGTCTATTTCTGCCTATCGGATACTGGGACGCAACGAAGTTAGCATTATGGAAACCCCCAAGCCCTCCTCCATTGTCGAGCCGCTGCCGCCAGCGATCATCAGCCGTCCCGGTCCAGTGCGTGGGTGTGGTGAAGGGGTTCTCCAACCCGCTGTAAACGGCAAGTACCCGTTTAGTTTGAACGCTTCCACCGCTGACGAAACTTCCGCTTCTAGGACTACTGTGATTGgtaatataaaaatttactaCCAGAACGTGAGGGGATTACGAACAAAAATAGAGGATCTGTTCCTGGCGACGCTTGACTCGGAACACGATGTTATTGTTTTGCCCGAGACATGGCTGAACAGTGAAATAAACTCAGTGCAGCTATTTGGAACACAATATAATGTATACCGCACTGATCGTGATGCAGCTAGATCTGGAAAAATGCGAGGTGGTGGTGTCCTTATTGCTGTATCAAACCGATTTGCATCCAGGCGCAATTTGTGTACTCATGACGAACTTGAACAGCTTTGGGTTAATATTAACTGTCGGGGCAGCAGCATTTGCATTGGCGTCATACATCTTTCTCCCGATTACTCCAATGATTCTATTACCGTGCAAAAACATATAGACAAAAACGCACTTGAAATTTCGTGCTCGCTCCAGCCGCATGCAACTCATTTGCTCTTTGGAGACTACAATCAGCCTGGTATTACCTGGACACGTACAAGCTCGGGCTATGCTATTCCAAACATTTCCGAGTCTACGTTTTCTGGAACTGCTTCTGCTCTTCTGGACGGTATGTCGCTGCTGAATATGTTACAGATGTGCACTGTCACTAACGATAGGAATCGAACGTTAGATCTCTTATTCGTCAATGAGGAATCGGCACCGGATTGCACTGTCGTTGAAGCTTGTGAGCCTCTACTAGAAATGGATTCGCATCACCCTCCTCTATTGGTCactcaagcatttccgcaaccaGTTGATTTTGATGATACGCCCGAAGATAGGGAATTTAATTTTGTCAAAGCAGATTTTATTGCACTAATGGATTCGTTACAAGCAATCAACTGGGAAACGGCACTAAATCATGCTATGGATGTTAATCTTGCTGTAGAAAGACTCTCAACTATTTTACTTCAGCTGTTCAGTCTTCACGTTCCAGCTCCTCGTCCCAGACCGAAACCACCCTGGTCTAATCAGCGGTTGAAAAAACTAAAACGTTTGAGAGCAAAAGCACTTCGCAGATACACACATCAACGGAATCCCTTGACAAAGCGAGACTTCACCCAGGCCAGTAATAACTACAGAGCATATAACCGTATCCCTTATTCACAGCATATCCTACGTGTACAGTCAAACCTCAGAAGAAACCCCAAAGGTTTCTGGGCTTTTGTGAATGACAAACGTAAGGAAAGCGGACTCCCTTcgcaaatgtttttggaaggagAAGTTGCAAACACTCGCGATGGCATCTGCAACCTGTTTGCCAAGCACTTCTCTAGTGCATTCAACGCATCCCCTGCTAGCGCTGTACAGGTAGAAAATGCTCTTCAAAACGTTCCAAACAATGTAATGAATCAAGGCAATGTTCGATTCATCGACGATGATATCATGCTTGCAATAAAGAAATTAAAGTCATCTATGATACCtggtccagatggaattcctgccagtgtatttaaaaaatgtgctaCTGCCCTTTGTGCtccattaaaattaatatttaaccAGTTGCTGGCGCAAGGAGTAGTTCCAGAGCGCTGGAAAAATCAACAATGTTcccagttttcaaaaaaggggATAAACAAATACAGCTAACTATCGCGGGATAACTTCATTATGCGCTGGGTCCAAACTTTTTGAAGTATTAGTAGGAGGCGTCCTGCTTCGCGAAAGCAAAGCGTacatctcggtagaccaacATGGTTTCTTTCCTGGAAGATCTACAACAACGAATCTGCTACAGTTCTGTTCTCATTGCATCAAACATTTGGAAGATGGTGCTCAGGTAGACTCTATTCACACGGATCTCAAAGCAGCATTCGATCGCGTGGATCACAACATCTTGTTGGCGAAAGTTGAGCGGCTGGGTGCAACATCGAATCTGGTCGGCTGGCTTCAATCATACTTAGTTGGTCGTACTCTGTCTGTGAAACTAGGAAACAGCgagtcatacagttttgtaaatttgtcgggcgtgcctcaaggaagcaaccttggaCCGCTGCTAGTTTCCTTGTTCTTCAACGATGTTTGTTTTGTCATTCCGCCAGGATGTAAATTAATctacgccgatgatttgaagatTTTCCTCGTCGTAAGATCTACAGCTGACTGTGAGGAACTACAGCAGTATTCAcccgtagaaaaaaaccaatcCTGTGGAGTTACACAATCTCTGGTCAGCCGCTTGAAAGAGTCACTGTAGTTAAGGATCTTGGTGTGCTCTTAGattctcaaatgtcctttagaGATCACTACACGAGCATAATTGCACAAGCGAATAGGAACCTAGGGTTTATAATTCGAATCGCCAAAGAATTTTCAGACCCATATTGCCTGCGTTCATTATATTTTTCCCTGGTGCGGTCGGTGATAGAAACATCTGCTGTTGTTTGGTGCCCCAAATCGAAAACTTCTGGCAACACGAGCGGCGCGAGTATGTGCCAATAATAGTCGCGGattaaattgcttcaaaagtaAAGTTCTCACCGTTTTTCTCTACCGTTAACTATCCCATCGTGAATTGAAGTATCGGTATTAATCCCGTGCGTGTTATCTAGTGCATTCGTTATTCGGCTGGACGTTAACTTGTGATCGAAATCTAGCTGCAGTGAACTGTGGATTCGTCAGTTCTATTGTGCGTACCAATTGGCATCAGTAGACTCGCTATATCACTCACACAACCGTTGACTGCGTTGTTTTTCTCCGCTACACACGATGGCAAACGTTGTTCAACGTACTCCGCCTGCCGGTGGCTCTAATAAAAACACTGCATCGACAAACAAGCGGCAGCGGACTGACGGCCAGAACTGGCCAGAAATAATTTCGGCGGAAGATGATGTAAATTCGAATTCGATCACGCTAGAAGGTATGTTTCAGACGATGATGCAGCAGTTTGTGGAAACGAGACAACTTATAGACACGGTGAGGAGCGAAATTAGCGATGTGAACAGCAAAATTGACTCCGTTAAAACGGAACTGCAGAACGACATAAAATCGGTGAAGGATGAATGTGCGTTAAAATTTCAGCACCACGATGTGGCATTGGATTCGCTAAATTCGAGAGTGGACGGTATATCCCGAAAAATTGGAGCTCTGCAAAATCGATACGAGCTCATCATAAGCGGCATTCCCTTTAAAAACGGCGAAAACCTACATTCGTTGCTCACAGAAATCGGAAAACACCTAGCAATTAACCACACGACCACCTTGATGGCGCAAACCAGGCGCATGAAATCCGGCAGCAGTTCAGACAGCAACGGGCTCATCGTTGTCGAATTTGCAATGAAGGCAACACGGGACGAATTC from Wyeomyia smithii strain HCP4-BCI-WySm-NY-G18 chromosome 3, ASM2978416v1, whole genome shotgun sequence encodes the following:
- the LOC129729282 gene encoding uncharacterized protein LOC129729282, with protein sequence MSSRLFSSALSISAYRILGRNEVSIMETPKPSSIVEPLPPAIISRPGPVRGCGEGVLQPAVNGKYPFSLNASTADETSASRTTVIGNIKIYYQNVRGLRTKIEDLFLATLDSEHDVIVLPETWLNSEINSVQLFGTQYNVYRTDRDAARSGKMRGGGVLIAVSNRFASRRNLCTHDELEQLWVNINCRGSSICIGVIHLSPDYSNDSITVQKHIDKNALEISCSLQPHATHLLFGDYNQPGITWTRTSSGYAIPNISESTFSGTASALLDGMSLLNMLQMCTVTNDRNRTLDLLFVNEESAPDCTVVEACEPLLEMDSHHPPLLVTQAFPQPVDFDDTPEDREFNFVKADFIALMDSLQAINWETALNHAMDVNLAVERLSTILLQLFSLHVPAPRPRPKPPWSNQRLKKLKRLRAKALRRYTHQRNPLTKRDFTQASNNYRAYNRIPYSQHILRVQSNLRRNPKGFWAFVNDKRKESGLPSQMFLEGEVANTRDGICNLFAKHFSSAFNASPASAVQVENALQNVPNNVMNQGNVRFIDDDIMLAIKKLKSSMIPGPDGIPASVFKKCATALCAPLKLIFNQLLAQGVVPERWKNQQCSQFSKKGINKYS